Within Raineyella sp. W15-4, the genomic segment GCGGCCATCACCACCTGGCCGGCCAGCAACAGGACGTGCGCGGTGCAGATGCCGTCCTCGAAGACCTCCTGCAGCCGCAGCGCCTCGGTGGCGTACGCCCGTACGCCGGCCAGGTCGCCCTGCCGCCACCGGACGATGCCGGACACCCACAGGGCGTACGCCTTGACCCAGGCCTCGCCGTTGCGACGGCTCTCCGCGAGGATCTCGGCACAGGTCTCCCCGCCGCCGGCGGTGTCGCCGGAGTAGATCTGGCACAGCGCGAGCTGGAACATCGCGGCCTGCATCGCGGCGATGTCGCCGACCTCCCGCAGCACCGTGATGGCGCGCCGGTAGAGTCCCACCCCCTCGGCCGGATCGCCATGGAAGAGGCAGTGCAGGCCGCCCCACGCGTCCACCTCGGCCAGCCGCCGCCGGTCGCCCAGCTCGGTCGCGAGGGTGCGCGCCTCCGCCAGCACGCGGGCCCCGTCCGCATGGTCACCCTGCAGCATCACCACCCAGAAGAGCACCAGCAGGCACTCGCAGCGCAGCGGCGCGGCGACGTCGGGCAGCGCCAGCACCCGTTCCAGGCGATAACGCCCGGCCGCCATGGTGTGGCCGCCGGCCCAGAAGTAGCGCAGGTTGGCGGCGATCGTGGCGGCGACGTCGTGCCCCGCCGGATCGGCGATCCCCCAGTCCATCGCCGCCACGATCTCGGCGACGTCACGTCGGGCCCGGCGCAGCCACTGTGCCTGGTGCGGCCCGGCCCACTCCCGGTGCATCTGGCCGCTGCGCTCGAAGGCGAGCATCGCGTGGCGCCGGCGCAGCTCCTCCCACTCGTCGCTGCGGACCGCCACCCGCGCCCCGTAGTCGCGCATCGTCACCAGCTGGCGATAGTAGGTGAACCCGTCGGCCTGTTCGGCGATCAGCACCGACTTGGCGACCAGCCCGTCGAGCAGGTCGATCACGTCGGCCGGATCGATCGCGCCGTACCCGGCGACGAGCTCGACCGACTCCAGGTCGGCGCCGCCGCGGAACACCGACAGCCGCGACCAGAGCAGCCGTTCGGCAGGAGTGCACAGCTCGTAGCTCCAGTCGACCAGCGCCTCGAGCGTACGGTGCCGGGGCAGGATGTCGCGCGGGGACCCCTTGAGCAGTGAGAACCGCTGGTCCAGCCGGTCCAGCAGGTCGCCCACGCCGAGGGCGCGCAGCCGGGCCGCGGCCAGCTCGATCGCCAGCGGCATCCCGTCCAGGTGGGCACACAGCTCGACGACCTGGACGCAGGTGTCCGGGCCGACGGTCAGGTGCGCCCCCGCCTGGTCGGCCCGGTCGACCAGCAGCCGGACCGCCTCGGACTCCCGGACCACGTCGAGGTCGGCACAGGAGGCGGGCACCTGCAGCGGCGGCACGACCTGCACCTGTTCACCCCGGATCCCCAGCGGCTCGCGGGAGGTCGCCAGGATCCGGACCTCCGGGCACTCCTGGAGGACCACCCGGGCCAGCTCGGCGGCGGGCTCCAGCAGGTGCTCACAGTTGTCGAGGACGAGCAGCAGCCTGCGCTGGCGCAGGTGGCCCAGCACCTGCGCCACCGGGTCCTGCACCGACTGGTCGATCGGCTGCACCGCCGACGCGGTGCGCCAGGCCACGTCCGCCGGGTCCGAGACGGCGTCGAGGGTGACGACGACCGTCCCGTCCGGGAAGTCCTGTTCCAGCCGGGAACACAGTTCGGTCGCCAGCCGGGTCTTCCCGATGCCGCCGGGCCCGACCAGGGTCACCAACCGCCGCTGGTGGACGAGTTCCACCAGATGGCACACCAGCTCCTCGCGTCCGATGAAGGACGTCAGCGGGGTCGTCAGCGCCGATGATGACGACAGTTCGGTCACAGTGGCTCCTCGACGGCGGGGATCCTCCCCAGAGTACGCGAGCGGACGCCGGATCGTGGGCCACCGGCGTCGACCCGGCCCGCCCCTGCCCCGGCGCAGGGAGCCGCCCCGGTCCCACCACCCGGAGCCCCGCGGGCGCGGATACGGGTAGTTCTACGGATACCGGACGACCTGTGACCCAGCTTACATTCATGGCCACGGACACGACTCAAGGAGGAGTCCATGACGTTCTTCATGCACCGGCTGGCCGAGGTGCTCGGGGCCCCGGAGCCCCAGCAGGCCCCCCAGCCCGCACTGCGCCCAGCGCTCCCCCTCGCCCGCAACGAGGGCACCGATCGGCAGATCGCGCTGCGGTCGCTGGCTGAGCAGCTGGTCTGTGAGGCCAACGCGGTCATCGAGGATCCCGCCTCCCACCTGGCCCTGGTCGACGAGGTCGGCGGGGAGGACCTCGCCTTCACCATCACCTGCCGCGACCACGGCGCCCGGGTCTCCACCCACTACACCGGCGGCCGGACGCTGGGTCGGATCATCTCCGCGGACCTGCCGCAGGGCGAGCCGCAGGAGCTGGTCGGGCCGGAGGCGCTGCCCGACCTGCTGGTCCGGCTGGTCGTCGCGGCCGGCCTGCACAACGCCGAGCCGGTCCACATCAGCTGAGTCGGCCCGGCAGGTCCTGCACCACCGCTCCACCCCACCCGTTCCATCCCACCGCTGCTGCACCACCCGGTGCCGCACCCTCGACCCCGGTCAACGAGGACCGGTCCACACAGGAAGGAGGTCAGTCACGTGCAGTACGAGCTGAAGACCCAGGTCATCGAGCCCCTTCGCCAGACTTTCACGCCACTGATCGAGCGCTACGGCGACAAGCCCGCCACCCGTTACCAGGAAGGGACGATCGGCCTGCAGCCGACCGAGAACTTCCACTACCGCCCGACCTGGGATGCCGAGCGTGAGCTCTACGACCCGGACTACAGCGCCCTCAAGCTGACCGACCCCTACTCCTACACCGACCCGCGGCAGTACTACTACACGCCGTACGTCACCAACCGGGCCGCCATGCACGAGGCCTTCGGCAAGACCCTCGACTACGTCACCGACCACGGGCTGCTGGAGCGTACGCCGCAGAACTGGCAGCAGCTGATCGCCGAGGTGATCATCCCGCTGCGGCACTACGAGTCCGGCGCGCAGATGCTCTACTCCAACGCCTGCCGGTTCAGCTACGGCGCGACCATCGCGCAGTGCTGCAGCTACGAGGGCTTCGACCGGATCGGCAACGCGCAGCTGATCTCCCGGGTCGGCATCGCGCTCGGCCACGAGTCCTCCGCGGTGCTGAAGACCGCCAAGGCGCTGTGGATCGACGCCCCGCACCTGCAGGGCCTGCGCGCGATCGAGGAGAAGCTGCTGGTCGAGCAGGACTGGGCGGTCGCCGTGATCGGCCTGGACATCGTCGACGAGCTCATCGACGCCCTGGTCTATCGTCACCTCGACGAGGAGGCCATCCTCGGTGGGGCGGGCGCCTACTCCCTGCTCGCCCAGCACATCGGCACCTGGTGGGCCGAGCACCGCAAGTGGCTCGACCCGCTCTACAAGGCCTGGATCGGCGACGAGCAGTACGCCACCACCAACCGGGCCACCATCGCCGCCGCGGTGAACACCTGGCTGCCACAGGCCCTGTCGGCGGTCGAGAAGGTCGCCGCCCAGGCGGACACCCTGGCCGGCACCGACTCGGTGGCCGCCGTCCGGACCCACGCCGCGACGGTCGCCGAGAAGTTCCGCGCTCTCGGCCTCGAGATCAACGACCCGCAGGGAGCCTGAGATGACCGAGACTGAACTCACCAAAGGCATCCTGGACAACCGGCCGGTCAGCGTCGACCTGCAGGAGACGGAGAACAACCGCGCTCTGATCATCGCCATCGAGGCCGACAACGCCGACCTGGTGATCAACCACTTCCCCGGTGTGGTGAAGCTCCAGTCCCCCGGCCGACTGGTGATCAACCGCGAGAGCGTCGAGGCCCAGCTCGGCCGCAGCTGGGAGACCCACGAGTTCCAGATGGCCATCATCACCCTCTCCGGCAACATCTCCGAGTGGGACGAGGACCGCATCGTCATCTCCTGGGGTCCCCGGGTCGACGACGAAGAAGACGAGGACTGACACCATGACCACCACTGCTCCGAACCAGCCCAACAAGGCGGCGGCCAAGCCCAAGAAGCTCTCGATGAAGGCGCGCTACAGCGCGCTGACCCGTGACCTCGACTGGCAGCCGTCGTACGTCTCCGAGGAGGAGATGTACCCGCACACCAAGTACGAGGGCATCAAGATCCACGACTGGTCCAAGTGGGACGACCCGTTCCGGCTGACCGTCGACGCGTACTACCGCTACCAGGCGGAGAAGGACAAGCGGCTCTACTCCGTCCTCGACGGTTTCGCGCAGGGCCAGGGCCACCTCACCCTCGCTCACGCCAGCTACCTGAACGCGATGAAGATCTTCCTCGGCGGCGTGACCCCGCTGGAGTACCAGGCCAACCGCCACTTCGCGTACCTGGCCCGGCAGTTCAACGGCCCGGGTCCCCGCTTCGCGGCGCTGTGCCAGTCGATCGACGAGATGCGCCACGCGCAGACCGAGATCCACACCCTGTCGAACTACAACAAGTTCTACGCCGGCTTCCACAACTTCCTGCAGCAGCACGACCGGGTCTGGTACCTGTCGGTGACCAAGTCGTACTTCGACGACGCGCTGAGCGCGGGCCCGTTCGAGTTCCTGATCGCGATCGGGTTCTCGTTCGAGTACCTGCTCACCAACCTGCTGTTCGTGCCGTTCATGTCGGCGGCCAGCTTCAACGGTGACCTGCCGACGATGACCTTCGGCTTCTCCGCCCAGTCCGACGAGTCCCGGCACATGACCCTGGGCCTGGAGGCGATCAAGTTCATCCTCGAGCAGGACGAGGCCAACGTGCCGATCGTCCAGGAGTGGGTCGACAAGTGGTTCTGGCGGGGTTACCGGGTCACCGGCCTGGTCGCCGCGATGCTCGACTACATGCTGCCGCGCCCGGTGATGAGCTGGAAGGAGGCGTTCGAGCTCTACTTCGAGCAGCAGATGATGAACGGCCTCTTCCCCGACCTCGCCCTCTACGGCATCCGCCCGCCGAAGCATGTCGACCAGGCGATCCGGGAGAAGGATCACCTGTCGCACTGGCTGTACGACACGCTCTACCAGTTCAGCCACGCCGCGAACTTCACCACCACGGTGCCCGACGAGGAGCACCTGGACTGGCTCGCACAGGCCTACCCGGACACCTTCGACCAGCTCTACCGTGACAAGTGGGAGGAGATGCGGGCCCTCGACCAGGCCGGCAAGCGGTTCACCTACCCCGGCCTGCCGCAGCTGTGCCAGGTCTGCCAGGTGCCGATGGCGTTCCACGCCGACGGCGACCCGGCCACGATGGCACAGTTCTACTCCGACCACGAGGGTGAGCACTACAACTTCTGCTCCGAGGCGTGCAAGTGGATCTTCGACCGTGAGCCGGCGAAGTACCGCCAGGCGTGGCTGCCGGTGCACCAGATCTACCAGGGCAACTGCGGCGGGCCGACCCTGCCCGACGTGATGGCGTGGTACGGGTACCGGGAGGGTGACTCCGGCGAGTTCGTCGGCAGCATCGACGACCAGAACTGGCAGAAGTGGCACCAGCAGATCGAGGACAAGCTCGGCAACGCCCACGAGGTCGAGACCGCCCTCGACTCCGAGGGTGTCACCGCTGCCGCCGCCTCTGTCGACGCCTCCATCGGAAAGGACGCCTGACCATGGCCATCAACGCTCGCTACGACTACGACTACCCGTCCCGGTCCGCCCAGGCGCTCTACGGCGACAACATCATGGTCCATCTCTGGCAGAAGGACGACCTGTGGTTCGCGTCACCGGCCTGCGTCCTGGTGCCGAAGGCGATGACCTGGAAGGACTTCTACCAGACCCAGTTCCTGCCGTACGTCTCCGCCAACCCGCACACCACGGGTGGGGAGAGCTACGCCTGGAGCCTGGTCGACAACGCCTTCACCCCGCAGGACGACCGCACCCTCGAGGAGCTCGGCGTCCAGCACAAGAACACCCTGGGCTTCGCCCGGGCCTGACCGACACCGCTGGGAGGGGCCGGGACCGTCCCCGGCCCCTCCCGCCATCCACACGCCGTCCGCCCGCACCAGCGGCCGGCGATCACCCGCGCGGCGATCACCGCCCCGCTGCCCCACGCACCCACCCGCCCACCGCGTCAGAGAGAACCGCAGGGACACCATGAGCCACACCGTCACCGTTGAACCGCTCGGCCGCGAGGTCGAGGTCGCCGACGACCAGACCATCCTCGAGGCCTGCCTGCGAGCCGGTGTCTGGTTGCCCCACTCCTGCACCCACGGCACCTGTGCCACCTGCAAGGTGGAGGTCCTCGACGGCGAGGTCGACCACGGCGAGTCCTCCAGCTTCGCGCTGATGGACTTCGAGCGCGAGGAGGGCAAGACCCTGACCTGTTGCGCCCGGCCGCAGAGCGACGTCACCATCGAGGCCGACATCGACATCGACGAGGAGTTGGAGATCCACCCGGTCGACGACTACACCGGCACGATCGTCGAGCTGACCGACATCGCCCACGACATCAAGCGGCTGCGGATCGAGCTGGACCGCGACCTGTTCTTCAACGCCGGGCAGTACCTGCGCGTCCTCGTGCCGGGCACCGACGGCATCGACCGGACCTGGTCGATGGCCAACCCGCCCACCGAGAACCGGGTGGTCGAGTTCCAGGTGCGCAACGTCCCCGGTGGCGTCGCCACCGACGGGTGGCTCTTCAAGGACGCCGCGGTCGGCGACACCGTGCAGCTCTCCGGGCCGTACGGACGCTTCGTGCTGCGGACCTGGGAGGAGGACACCCCGGTGATCATGCTCGGCGGTGGCACCGGCCTGGCCCCGTTGGCGTCGATGGTCAAGCACGCCCTGGTCGACGAGGCGTACGAGGGCCACATCACCCTCTACGCCGGCGGGCGCACCGTCGCCGACCTCTACGACGTCGACTTCTTCCGCGGCCTGGAGGAGGAGTACCCCGACCGGTTCACCTTCCACCCGTGCGTCTCCGCCGGGGCGGCCCCGGCGGGTTACCGCACCGGCTTCGTCAGCACGGCGATGGAGGAGGACTACGACAAGCTGACCGGCTACCAGGGCTACATGTGCGGGTCGCCGCGGATGGTCGAGGGCTGCCTGAAGTCGTTCATGAGCCGGCGGCTGTTCCCGCGCGACATCTTCCACGAGGACTTCTTCAACGAGGGCGACAAGCAGGCCGGGGTGAGCTCCCCGCTGATCAAGCGCTGAGGCCGACCGGACGCCTCGGGTGACCGACAGTGGCCCGGGGCGTCCCCGGGCGGCCGACGGCTCGCCGACGCCCGGCCGGAACCCCCGCCGGAGCGGAGCCGAGTGACTACGGTGGGCACATGCTCGTCGCCTTCTCCGTGGCCCCCTCCGGTGGGGACAATCCCGATGCCTCCCTGCACGAAGCCGTCGCCGCCGCCGTCCGGGTCGTCCGTGCCTCCGGCCTGCCGAACCGCACCGATGCGATGTTCACCACCATCGAGGGCGAGTGGGACGAGGTGATGGACGTGGTGAAGCGGGCCACCGAGGCGGTGGCGGCGTACGGCCCCCGGGTCTCCCTGGTGCTCAAGGCCGACATCCGACCCGGGCACACCGGGGAGCTCACCGGCAAGGTCGCCCGCGTCGAGGCGACGCTGGCCGCGGAGGCCGGAACCCCCGGCCAGGACCCGGCGGAGGCGGGGCGCGGGACGTCCCGGGCGCCGGGCGCCGGGAACGACGGTGGCGGCGGCGCCGGTCGGGCGGGCTGATGAGGAGACTCCCGCTCTTCCCGCTCGGGGTAGTGCTGTTCCCCGGCATGCCGCTGCAGCTGCAGGTGTTCGAACCGCGCTACCTCCGCCTTCTGGAGGACCTGTCCGGGCGGGACCCGGAGGAGCGTGAGTTCGGCATCGTGGCGATCCGCGAGGGCTCGGAGGTCGGCACCCGACGGGTGCACAGTGTGCACAGCATCGGCTGTGCCGCCCGGCTGGCGTCCGCCCGATCCCTCGGGGAGCGGTTCGTGATCCGGGTGATCGGCACCTGGAGGTTCCGGCTGGACGGGGTCGATGCGGCGGCCGAGACGCCGTACGCGACCGGACTGGTGACGCCGCTGCCGGAGAAGCACGGCGACGAGTCCCAGGTGGCCGAGCACGCCCGTGAGGTGCGACGGGCGTTGGAGGCGTACGCCACCGCCCTGAACGGGGAGATCCCGCCGCTCCCCGAGGATCCGGACGAGTTGGCCTACACCGTGGGCGCGCTCGTCCCGCTCAGCATCCCGGACCAGCAGGAACTGCTGGCGGCACCGACCACCGAGGACCGGCTGGTGGTGGCGCGGGACCGGCTGTGGCGTGAGGCGGGACTGATCCGCGCGACACACTCACTGCCGTTCCGGCGCAACGTCGGCGAGTCCTCGCCGAACTGAGTCGAATCCGACCTCGCCGACCGGGTCGTCGCCCCCCGGGCGATCAGGCAATCGATCAGGCCGGGGCGACCGTGTAGCCTGCCTCGTCCACCGCGGCG encodes:
- a CDS encoding ATP-binding protein yields the protein MTELSSSSALTTPLTSFIGREELVCHLVELVHQRRLVTLVGPGGIGKTRLATELCSRLEQDFPDGTVVVTLDAVSDPADVAWRTASAVQPIDQSVQDPVAQVLGHLRQRRLLLVLDNCEHLLEPAAELARVVLQECPEVRILATSREPLGIRGEQVQVVPPLQVPASCADLDVVRESEAVRLLVDRADQAGAHLTVGPDTCVQVVELCAHLDGMPLAIELAAARLRALGVGDLLDRLDQRFSLLKGSPRDILPRHRTLEALVDWSYELCTPAERLLWSRLSVFRGGADLESVELVAGYGAIDPADVIDLLDGLVAKSVLIAEQADGFTYYRQLVTMRDYGARVAVRSDEWEELRRRHAMLAFERSGQMHREWAGPHQAQWLRRARRDVAEIVAAMDWGIADPAGHDVAATIAANLRYFWAGGHTMAAGRYRLERVLALPDVAAPLRCECLLVLFWVVMLQGDHADGARVLAEARTLATELGDRRRLAEVDAWGGLHCLFHGDPAEGVGLYRRAITVLREVGDIAAMQAAMFQLALCQIYSGDTAGGGETCAEILAESRRNGEAWVKAYALWVSGIVRWRQGDLAGVRAYATEALRLQEVFEDGICTAHVLLLAGQVVMAAGEPRRAARLQGAADALWRAQGTGIDAFGPGLAGDARESRERILRVLGPDEAEALMAETADLDLREAIEVGLAELALTPVAAPAEVGLTKREAQVAELVSEGLSNKQIATRLTISIRTVDGHVEHILAKFGVTSRAQVAVRLRETRPAR
- a CDS encoding MmoB/DmpM family protein, with amino-acid sequence MTETELTKGILDNRPVSVDLQETENNRALIIAIEADNADLVINHFPGVVKLQSPGRLVINRESVEAQLGRSWETHEFQMAIITLSGNISEWDEDRIVISWGPRVDDEEDED
- a CDS encoding YHS domain-containing protein, which encodes MTTTAPNQPNKAAAKPKKLSMKARYSALTRDLDWQPSYVSEEEMYPHTKYEGIKIHDWSKWDDPFRLTVDAYYRYQAEKDKRLYSVLDGFAQGQGHLTLAHASYLNAMKIFLGGVTPLEYQANRHFAYLARQFNGPGPRFAALCQSIDEMRHAQTEIHTLSNYNKFYAGFHNFLQQHDRVWYLSVTKSYFDDALSAGPFEFLIAIGFSFEYLLTNLLFVPFMSAASFNGDLPTMTFGFSAQSDESRHMTLGLEAIKFILEQDEANVPIVQEWVDKWFWRGYRVTGLVAAMLDYMLPRPVMSWKEAFELYFEQQMMNGLFPDLALYGIRPPKHVDQAIREKDHLSHWLYDTLYQFSHAANFTTTVPDEEHLDWLAQAYPDTFDQLYRDKWEEMRALDQAGKRFTYPGLPQLCQVCQVPMAFHADGDPATMAQFYSDHEGEHYNFCSEACKWIFDREPAKYRQAWLPVHQIYQGNCGGPTLPDVMAWYGYREGDSGEFVGSIDDQNWQKWHQQIEDKLGNAHEVETALDSEGVTAAAASVDASIGKDA
- a CDS encoding NADH:ubiquinone reductase (Na(+)-transporting) subunit F — encoded protein: MSHTVTVEPLGREVEVADDQTILEACLRAGVWLPHSCTHGTCATCKVEVLDGEVDHGESSSFALMDFEREEGKTLTCCARPQSDVTIEADIDIDEELEIHPVDDYTGTIVELTDIAHDIKRLRIELDRDLFFNAGQYLRVLVPGTDGIDRTWSMANPPTENRVVEFQVRNVPGGVATDGWLFKDAAVGDTVQLSGPYGRFVLRTWEEDTPVIMLGGGTGLAPLASMVKHALVDEAYEGHITLYAGGRTVADLYDVDFFRGLEEEYPDRFTFHPCVSAGAAPAGYRTGFVSTAMEEDYDKLTGYQGYMCGSPRMVEGCLKSFMSRRLFPRDIFHEDFFNEGDKQAGVSSPLIKR
- a CDS encoding LON peptidase substrate-binding domain-containing protein, with the protein product MRRLPLFPLGVVLFPGMPLQLQVFEPRYLRLLEDLSGRDPEEREFGIVAIREGSEVGTRRVHSVHSIGCAARLASARSLGERFVIRVIGTWRFRLDGVDAAAETPYATGLVTPLPEKHGDESQVAEHAREVRRALEAYATALNGEIPPLPEDPDELAYTVGALVPLSIPDQQELLAAPTTEDRLVVARDRLWREAGLIRATHSLPFRRNVGESSPN